Within Plasmodium brasilianum strain Bolivian I chromosome Unknown PB_00_09, whole genome shotgun sequence, the genomic segment attttcatattttatacttgaattatatatgctagataacattatatatagattaattgcattatatatatttttcatataatgaatttgtgtgaattatttctataacaattttactttaatcatttttcatattttttaatatatttacattttttctgaatatatataattaattatatacaaaaataaaaaatttaagaaatgaatataatgatttataatttagaaataataatataaattaaacataattaaaaattatattctttacaaataataatgcgaaagtaatattatactctttatttacacatataatatataatatgtaatttttcagatattatgtaatatatacttaattgtattttataaatacattatataatatataagaattaaCCGGTTTATGTAGTAATTAATGAAatactataaataatataacaaggAAATTTGAATACTATATAGTTTTgtgaattaatatattgcTATAATGatcaatattttattataaattaaagttttttcaaaaatattgtatttacaaaattataattattaactgaaaaatattattaaaagcaATTATTGTTTTTCTGACACATAAAACAATCCATTATCTATATTCTCTACATTCTACATTCCatgtaaaacaaatatttcgaaattaaaggaaaacatacatatattttttatttaattttaaaaaaaattaacaaaatatatatttaattaatgttctataataaataattaaattatatgtttttaatatttgtacatatatactaattataatattttgattaaagttatttttttttcaaaataacattatcatataaattttgtaatatttatttaattttatttttctgttcaATGGTTGGaaacatttttatagttatatacatattattataattgtacaaataagcaaaatataatagcaaaaaagaataaaataaataacatatatttttttatcatttcaagaatattatttgtaatattatccttactgtatatattaaagtatTAAAAGTGAACAtcatggaaaaaaatattattttaatcttaattattaaattttatgcgtttattcttttacgttgtttatttcatttagAAAATGAtgtaatagaaaaatattatttaagaaaatttgACTTTTTCATGTAGTTCGtgttttatgtttattaatactgttattttcctttattttatttattttattaaataacatatatttaaattttattatttttatttatcagaGCACTTATAGAACAtccataaataataattataaacttGGAAAAATTATAGTTATAAGAAATTACCGATtactagcaaaatataaacaagaTGTCTATTCAAGTAATTCGGTTTTAAGAAGAGACATGTCAAATAAACTGAAgtacgaaaaaaaagatatacataataaagaaaaagcaataaaagaaaaaaacagtaaatataatagaaGTTTACTAAATCAAGCGCAATATTATACAGAATTTAATGACTATAATAATGGAATGTTTGATGGTaaacatttccattttgaaaaaaaatggataaaaaaaaaaaaatatgatgatttttttgaaaaaaacaagaGAATTGGAAATATAgctttaaataatataaaatttagaagTTACAGTTTTGGAGTtgctataatttttcttattgttTTATTGGTAATAGGGTATCCTATTTTACATAGGTATGGTTTGCTGAAAAAAGCTGGAGACCagatattaaattttttaaaattgaacGAAAAGCTTGGAGGCGTAGAACCCTATATTTGTGTAATATTATACGGAATACTTATCGTTTTGTTATCACTAATACTAATCATAGTCTTTCCaaagatattaataaataatgaaaagtataataaatataagttaATGACtgagtaaaaagaaaaatgaagcatacactttttttttataatgagGATATCGACATAAAGTAATATCTGTAGTATCTTTAgtgatatattattaatacactgagctatatttgtttttacttttaaagatacatttatgtataactTATTCTAATTGCAcggaataataataaattatgttcTTAGTTTTTCTGtgaatttgaatattttacgTCTTTTCCAATTTGTATATTAAAGTATTATTTGAACttaattaaatacatttagaataataaatgtatcttattatttaaataaactactatgaaaaaaatatatttgtgctttaatatgaaaatatggTAGCACAATtcttatcatatatataactgcaataatttatatttgaacTAAAAGATGGTGCTTTATAGTTTACATCATGTTATACTTTAAAATGATTGTTAGtttaagtaaataaaaaatgccttattagattttttataaacaattaatttatttcaatCGTATTTAATGAAATGAAGTGCGTTCTTTATActatattgatatatatatatatattactcaagaaaaaagataatgtatattatataaaataatttttattagatatacattataaattatatttattccttaatacttttataaaaacttttggttaatttttttgatggTATAAGTGTGTAGTTATaagtacataataaaataatatcttttttaatagGGTTCTTAATTTAAGGTTTATgttcaatattttaattttattacattttgcatgttacattattttgttagcttatgtatattattaaatgtacAATTAATTCtcttgtaaaaataaaaaaataaacgttagaatttttaaaaattgaaatatatatttatatatatacatgaaataaaaaaaaataaacaaagtcaaaataaataaattcactttaaaaggtaaaaagaatgttaataataatttattattaaattaatataataagaatgaaattataaatttaattgaaatggaaaaaataaaaatatatgatatattttaaaattcctataatataattatatttactttcATTTCcctttgttttaaaaaatatattgaaactTATCTATTGATAACACTTTAATTTAtacacttttttatatttaacttttatttttttgatttcttaaaaacattactaaataataatatttaaaataaaataaatagaaagaacgaaaacaatttttttttatttacatgttGTCGTCTtctatgaaaatattaaatgagcgttaacataaaatactatatattcggcatatatatattaatttcgTGTTTTAAACGTTTTAATACTTTCATTgatgtattaaatatatattaataaaatttgtatataaagtATAGATAAAATACTTTAGTGCTATTAATATATAGGTACATAGGTAAATGTTGAATTTCTGATACTATGCACATTTTAaggagaaaataaaacacttcattaagaaataaaaatattgaatgattcattaattttgtgaatgtgtatataattaaaaaaaaacacagataaaactaataaataaagGGTTTTAGTTCTGTTATAAATGAGAATTATTTATCTGAGAATATCTAATAAAAGCTTAAAGTATTTTAATAACGTAtacagtatttttttttataatttatacacaGATTCATTATGTCTTTATGTGCTTTaagatttttcttttctttcttttttttttttacataatttttttgcatcagattatataatattttttttttaatttatagaaattttttatttgaaatgcGATTTTACAAGGTTAAAGTTAATAAGATCTAAATGTGGAAATACATCTAAGAAAGCTAAGGTTCTCAATTCTTATAGTAAGAAATCTTAATGAGTATAAATAGAAcgagaagaaaataaaaaattcaacaTTTGCataagtatgtatacattGTTTATTCTTCTATATATACAGAGCATTATAAGGAtgagtataaataaaaattttggttttattaataataaatccATATTTATACACTTGTGAGAGGAAAATTTAGTGAgaatttacttatatatatgtataaaattatacaaaaaggaaaaatatgatatgtaaaaattaaacggTGTCTATTTACTGTTATTATACAATAataccatatatatttatagataATAATTAACAGTTGGAATATAGACATCAaggtttaaaaaaatatgtaaaatgaaaaattaatacttaattattacaaaataaaaagaaagaaaaatgaagaaataacatatatagtTATTTCATAAtggttaataaaaaagtgtaACATGAGGTTCTAGTTTATactataaaagaaataattttaaactatatttattttgcgttcaacaaaaataaattatttgaaaaaattaaaacttacACATATACAATATTCCAATTAAGTATAAAGTATTATgagtataatttttatatctaaTTAAAGCTCTTTAAATCTACTATGCCGTTTCTCTAAACAACAATATCGTAATTACCACGTAATGCCTATATATACAGGTTCTCTGCATTAATACACCTAATgagaataattataatgcttaatattatatggttaattatttaaacatatattcaGATGTAGCTGAAAAACCTAAcataaatagaataaattgaaaattcATTAAGTACTTAAACAAaacttttcaaaattaaagaaaaacctcatatataaattattttcttacgtatatataagtgttaaaaaaaaaataataaaaaataatttaaacattttcattatcttataaattttataaaaaactaaTGCTGAGAAGAAGCAGTAAAGATgtatatactatatttaagttataaaaacaagaattatattaaaagaatctTTTTAGATAAAAGTTGAACATTAttcatgtattatataaaaattaggtgtatgtatatatatatataaatatcctaaataacataaaattatatatatattaaaacaactGCCAGAATATTATAGATTTATAGtaattattctataaaattttacttatGAGTGCTTACAAAATTCCTTAAGTATAattgatatattattgtaactcttataaaaatttttaaatattctatagaataaatataacactgataataacaataatacacaagatatataaattccTTTAGACCGTTGTGATATTAcattaattaataagaaaatagagtttaatatatatggagTAAACTCCTTAAGcatttttttagtaataatttttttaaaattacccATAAGTATATTTGGCCTTTTATATAGAGTTTGCAATTCTTTTGGTAGTTCGCTTTCATCATGTAAATctaatatttctaaatttgGGCATGTTAATGGTTTTATACTATATTCtgtttacttatatttttttactcgaattgatttttttatttcttcacgAACATCATCAAAGTAATTAATAGGTGATAACGAATGTTGAGCATTTTCGGAATtatcattaaatattaatgaattacttcagttttgaaaattatcttaaaaataattttttaaattaaatactGTCTCCTGAGAATCTATATTTGTTTCCGTATAAAATAATCTGTGTAACCCTATATTTGATGTATTATTTAAGttgattttttattccatATTTTGTCAGAGTTAGTTCACTGTAaattaagataaatatataatatttataataatatctgtatttttatattaatatattattcattttaatataaaaatgtaagattacaaaaaatgtatacaaattattgtatataataattaacttTATAGGAATATTGGAATATCcacattaaaaaagtaaagaggaaaattttatttttttgttctattgTGATgaatgtatttaaaatactAAAACTTATGTgatgataaaattttaaggaatatatttttttttgaaaatattcaatataatatttggtataatttttttttatataaataaatttttaaatttatatctttcTTAAATTAGTATtaactataaaatatattcaactTAAAATTGAGAAATGATGcgttaaacaaaaatattatactaatttttctatataataatatttttaattaaagtaatatagataaaataggtttaagaaaaaacattaaGAAGCGTATAACcaattattacataataattgCAACTAggaataatgtaaaaaatttatttcaaatattttgtatatacttgtatattttttgcattaaatataaatctgCCTTCTTAATTTATCTATGAAACTCAATaggaagaaataaatttgtaAGACATGAAGTATACAAGTcatactttaaaaatataaaacttttaaaGGATATGTTGATTAAAATAGtaaacaaaattttgttaaattcTTGTGATATTTATAGCCTTTGATATTATTGAATATAGAGGTATATTAAAgatatgatataatattaaaaataaaaatttgaagtataaagtttattttaaattcataCGATTAAGTAAGaaaatacaattaaaaaaaaaaaaaaaaaatttaataaaaaataacaaatttatataagaGTGTcataaagaataatatatacatactgggctaacatttttatgataCTTTAAATtggaattatattatatttaatattatgtagtaagaatataattataataatatagtaaaaaagttcagaaaaatgtattttagaacaataataaaaagattatgaattaaaaaatataaattagcCTTATGATTAATATAGAAATTATTAGTTAACATTATTCGCAtggtttttataatattaatttagaagttaatgaattattttcTACGATAATTAATATTCTATAATTCACCTTTATAACTTGatatagtataaatatatttgcgATTTATGAAATACATCTACCTTATAAAGATTAAATATcaaataattcatattatcatcttctatatatattaggtTTATAATTAGCATACATTactatgtttatatatgttgtttatatatatataaatgttgaTGTACAGGttggtaaaatttttttttttttgtatatttagaTGATTCGTTATGTATAGTATTTATATTGGTacatttaacatatttttcttatactgtgttattatacatatataataaattcataGATATTgtaatgtactttttttgtataaaaaaactGAGGATAAAATGCGACGacgtatattaaaaaatttcattggAATAtgatttacatttaaaattaatttataaataacttcataatatttcaatataatactttatgattttttgtgtactttcttttaattagtcaatatatatgtgtatgaataaagaatttttattttttgaaaacaataaaattttgaaattacGGATTTCTAGTTgctatgttttttttttgttgctGTTGTTGTTGAGAAAAGAAATAGCCTAATTATCAGGATTAAAGtatttgaataatatattgtttacAGAATATAgcatagaaatattttttcgcAATTCTATATAAAAGGATGACGAAACTGTTATACtctattttcatataatattatgtaactaatctttattttatctgatataaatatattggaTATGTATAAGAtcataagaaataataaaaaatatacaaatctTATGTTAGTGTTTGAGCAAAAGAAACAATTTGGAATACATGTTTTTATGTAAAGAAGTATTTAATATGAAGTAATatctgtaatatttttagtgttatacatataatacatataatctctaaaatattgtaaatgCACATGTGTACATCCGGTTACGTTGATAAGCAACAAATAAAACCATGTGTTATTTCTTTGtgaatttgtaatttttaataatttctacTTTGTATTTTAGCGtactatttaatattaattaaaaaatattagtattatatatatatttgtatacataAGTATTTTTCAatgaacaatatatattggggatataaaataaataaatgataaaaaaattcatataattttatggaATTCCCATAActtatgttttaaattatggtttttatattcaattttttcataatatactAGTCTAAATGATTATTTGTTtagataattaaaaaaaagtcattattagttataaattaataacatGTGCgtctttttttgtgttttgaTGTAACTACTTTAGAATATTATGTTtcattgttatatatataaatatttatatagttaaattttttactcTAAAATACTCttaacatttattatacaaaataatttttataagtaaTGTGTTATAGAACATAgatatattgtaaaattcattttaacttttttttctagtcTACAAAAGAGAAAGtatagataaataataaaatattatgtttataaaatgaGAGTTACAACAGTTTAATAacttcataattttaaaatataacaataaaataacgagaaaaaattattcaacattatattattgtttataACTATAGTGTTAATTCAATATTTCTGTAGatagttaaatatatattaagttaaaaatttatagataaatatgttttatatataaatgtcaataaaatattaaattaacgttaatgatatattaatgaataatattcAAAGTTTCTATTTTGGTTTTATCATAATAGTGATCatctaaaattattttatatatcgGCAAAAGCTAAATAAACTTTAgagttaataaatataaataaattttttctgcaattttaaggaaatacgtatgtatttaattttttttactatttgtTATTCTtcgatataaatatattaagtataattttaatattatattcaagATACaacaatacatatattttatataaacattactaattcttttatatgctcattttttaaataaaaggaaataagaaattatttttttcaatatataattcataaatttaGTTCTAGGATTTATAGTTAGGATTCAATTTATTACTTTAGAatagtaattatttattagtaTAATTTTAGTTTTAGTAGAAGTTGTATGTATCTTATTAATACTGTGTATCACAAAACTTCTCCAAAAAACATGTGGATATCggcattaatatttttattataacatttacataattattaatttaattgcattttttaaaaattacttaaatatatataaaagagtaaatttacaaaaagaaattagCATTTTTATTcgttataaaataatataaatacattatacaATCTagattatttgtattttaaaacttttaatCTATAGCTACTCTATATATTatgtctttttattttttatcaaattctttttaaaaatatatatttacttaaaaaaaaaagaataaattaaaatcgatacatttaaaaattatttatttagaaatattcatatatattatacttaattAGATATTATAAccttaaacatatatactaCAAAAATGATGTATTgttctaaattatttataaaataaatatttattcatagattacgtaatattttataaatattttttttcatatttacaGTATTCCGTGGAAGATTGAACATAGTACaaacacataaaaaaacatattaaaaaaaataatgttttctttatttattataacttttattatagttttatataattaacatcatttaacaataataaatagtttaaaaaaaaaaagaaagagttTAAAAATCATAATTCATAATAGGAAAACTTCGttgataattattattacctttatatatagaacaatataatatatatattttatacgaTCTATACGATGAATTCCATTTTCtagataaataaattcaatattaagaaattatatatttttttttttatttttaaaaatattaaaaaaatatgtaatatactTAGTGtagtatattaaaatgtatatatataatatataggaatgaaataattttatttcattttaataattattagattttttcttaaaaaaactttaagataaaaattatgtgatgtatttttaatttcatttttccttgAAAATATcgtgaaatatattataataagatATAGTACATAATGTTCTtatgaaagaataaaaaatctcaaaaaataacttttgaaatacatatatcgttttttatttttagaagtatattttattattattaattttttccttagaGAATATATCGGATTATTAAAAACTTTAGCTCATGGATCAGAGAATTATgttacttttattaattaaatattttctgtTTATGCTTTTAACATGGATATGTAATTTATGGAATGATGCggtattataaaattattggagtatatttgttttattcatattaatctaattttaattataataatatttttttttttacatttatatctttaattcagttaaaaatataatactaacatttttttattttagagATCCATAAATAAATCTTTGTATGATAACTTAAAAGTTAATAGAAAATTAGATATAAGAAATTACAGATTACTAGCAAAATgtaagaagaaaaaggacTTAAATATTGTATCGTTAAATGAAGATATAGCAGATAACGGAGAGTGCGAGAAGAAaacaacatataataatgaaagtGTGTTCACAAAACTAAAGAAACAATCTAATATATATCCATTAAATAAGGCGCAGTACTACACAGAAGTTATGAATTATAACAATGGAATTTTTGatggaaaatattttcattttgaaaagaaaTGGATCAAGAAAAAagattatgataattttctCGAAAAAAACAGGAGAATTAGagacataaaattaaaaaaaataaaatttagaagtTACGGATTCGgaattgttatattttttctctttttcttgtttGGAATAGGATTACCAATATTACACGGATTTGAGTACTTAACGGATGTGTTGTCACCTATGAATAATCTTCTAGGATTAGCTGGAGATGGAGTAAAAAAATACTCTTTTCTAATATCATTTGGCATActtatcattatattatcTATTATGATTTTAGTATCAATTCCTAAgatcttaaaaaataatgaaaaatataaaaaaattaagtatatgACTGAGTGAATAGTATAATaagtatttctttttctgtaAGAATTCAATCAATATGATGTCATAACTGTGATACTTTTAGtgctataatttttatattcacaaCTATGATTTTTACAGTTTTATAGATGCACGTGCGTATagcttttcatttttatatggagtggcaataaaatatattcgtTCTTTTGCTAATTTCAatgttttaatgttttttattttgcataataaattattattacagaaaaattaaatattattgcttaatatttatatttgtttaaaatatatttttataaaaatttatgtatatgaggtaaaattaatataaatttattaatgtcgctttacaatttatatttagaatgaaaaataattgtgccatattttttatcatcttcAAGCTTAATATGATTATTGTAGTtctaataagaaaaatatatgactagctttatattaaaaaatattatgttttcttttgtAATTGATGAAactatgtaaatatatactgttacaatgatatatatatatattttttactcaatataaaaagcaaaatatttattttattaaatatatatattccttttgACTTCTTAAGAGAtgttagtttttttttttttcttatggTATATCTCGggaattatgtatataataaaataatatccaTTTAAAACATGCCTCTGAGTTAAGGTAGAAtggttaatatttttattttagtattggtaatattttattttatttattaatattatgtctattattaaatatacaattaatttttttagtaaatgaaaaatataaatcttacacatttaagaaaatgatatacctttatatttatgtacttaaaaaaaaaaaattttaatgaaaaataacatgaattttaagtatatttttttaatctataaaagaacatttaatttatagcttatacttttaatatattgaccaaacaaaattttttattactgaaatatattttaaattaagaataaattattaataatatgaagAATTCGTAAGCGAACGAAGAGTACAATTATGAATTAATTaggttaaaaatatttcaacaTGGTATTgcataaacaaattaataaggaaatgttttattattatttttataatagttGTTGTTATATACACGATTATGACGTTCTcaacgtatatataataaggtaaaattaataacaagtattaaaaaaaatataaaaaactacATAAGATTTTAATACCTATTAGTAATATGAAGTACATGCTAAGCATTTTTGTCTTTACCAAATTTATGGTAACTATAAAGAAAAggtcataaaaaatattattgagtattttttcatcatccacaaattttt encodes:
- a CDS encoding fam-m protein, whose translation is MDQRIMLLLLIKYFLFMLLTWICNLWNDARSINKSLYDNLKVNRKLDIRNYRLLAKCKKKKDLNIVSLNEDIADNGECEKKTTYNNESVFTKLKKQSNIYPLNKAQYYTEVMNYNNGIFDGKYFHFEKKWIKKKDYDNFLEKNRRIRDIKLKKIKFRSYGFGIVIFFLFFLFGIGLPILHGFEYLTDVLSPMNNLLGLAGDGVKKYSFLISFGILIIILSIMILVSIPKILKNNEKYKKIKYMTE
- a CDS encoding fam-m protein: MEKNIILILIIKFYAFILLRCLFHLENDSTYRTSINNNYKLGKIIVIRNYRLLAKYKQDVYSSNSVLRRDMSNKLKYEKKDIHNKEKAIKEKNSKYNRSLLNQAQYYTEFNDYNNGMFDGKHFHFEKKWIKKKKYDDFFEKNKRIGNIALNNIKFRSYSFGVAIIFLIVLLVIGYPILHRYGLLKKAGDQILNFLKLNEKLGGVEPYICVILYGILIVLLSLILIIVFPKILINNEKYNKYKLMTE